The proteins below are encoded in one region of Elgaria multicarinata webbii isolate HBS135686 ecotype San Diego chromosome 20, rElgMul1.1.pri, whole genome shotgun sequence:
- the LOC134411503 gene encoding uncharacterized protein LOC134411503 isoform X1, which translates to MGEGDPTAVIIDNGSGLCKAGLSGEQAPRTVVATVVGYPKSQAIMFGPVQRECYVGKEAQAKRGILSFKYPVEHGIVTSWDDMEKIWRYVFRRGLKMRPRERPVLLTEAPLNPASNREKMTEVMFEHFQVPAMFVGLQALMALYASARTTGLVLDSGDGVTLTVPIYKSHCLLHAISRINFAGRDITKYLATLLLESGHSFLSSAEKEIVKNIKENLCYVTLDPDHQKDKGLVHQYILPDGNALRIDDQLFRAPESLFSPTDAGVTAPGIHQMILNSISKCDDSIHQNIWRNVIMAGGSTLFPGLSERLLKELQALAPSGMPAKVEAPGDRMHSVWIGASVLTSLASFRDMWVTRQEYKEVGSTVLQKKCF; encoded by the exons atgggagaaggtgatcccacgg CTGTCATTATTGACAATGGATCTGGGCTTTGCAAGGCAGGGCTGTCCGGAGAGCAGGCACCAAGAACAGTTGTTGCTACTGTGGTTGGCTATCCCAAGTCCCAAGCCATTATGTTTGGCCCAGTGCAGAGGGAGTGTTATGTTGGCAAAGAAGCTCAAGCCAAGAGAGGCATCTTATCTTTTAAGTATCCTGTGGAACATGGAATAGTAACATCCTGGGATGACATGGAGAAGATATGGAGATACGTATTCAGACGTGGACTCAAGATGAGACCCCGGGAGAGGCCAGTACTGTTGACAGAGGCCCCATTGAACCCAGCATCAAACAGAGAAAAAATGACAGAGGTCATGTTTGAACATTTCCAGGTACCTGCTATGTTTGTGGGCCTGCAGGCTTTGATGGCCCTCTATGCATCTGCTCGCACAACGGGTCTAGTCTTAGATAGTGGAGATGGAGTCACTTTGACGGTCCCCATCTACAAAAGCCACTGTTTGCTTCATGCCATTTCTAGGATAAATTTTGCAGGCCGGGATATTACAAAATATTTAGCAACGCTTCTCTTGGAGAGTGGGCACAGCTTTTTGAGCTCTGCCGAGAAGGAGATAGTGAAGAACATCAAGGAGAACCTGTGCTACGTAACTTTAGACCCTGACCATCAGAAGGACAAAGGATTGGTTCATCAATATATTCTCCCTGATGGAAATGCTCTCAGGATTGATGACCAGCTCTTCAGAGCCCCAGAGTCTCTTTTTAGCCCAACTGATGCAGGTGTCACGGCGCCTGGAATCCACCAGATGATCCTAAACAGCATTTCCAAATGCGACGACAGCAtccaccaaaacatctggaggaatgtGATAATGGCAGGTGGATCTACTCTTTTCCCTGGTCTAAGTGAAAGGCTTCTAAAAGAGCTCCAGGCTCTTGCACCTAGTGGCATGCCAGCAAAAGTTGAAGCACCAGGCGATAGGATGCATTCCGTCTGGATTGGCGCATCAGTGCTCACCAGCCTGGCTTCATTTAGGGACATGTGGGTTACTCGGCAGGAGTACAAAGAGGTTGGTTCAACTGTACTGCAGAAGAAATGCTTCTGA
- the LOC134411503 gene encoding uncharacterized protein LOC134411503 isoform X2, with the protein MGEELPAVIIDNGSGLCKAGLSGEQAPRTVVATVVGYPKSQAIMFGPVQRECYVGKEAQAKRGILSFKYPVEHGIVTSWDDMEKIWRYVFRRGLKMRPRERPVLLTEAPLNPASNREKMTEVMFEHFQVPAMFVGLQALMALYASARTTGLVLDSGDGVTLTVPIYKSHCLLHAISRINFAGRDITKYLATLLLESGHSFLSSAEKEIVKNIKENLCYVTLDPDHQKDKGLVHQYILPDGNALRIDDQLFRAPESLFSPTDAGVTAPGIHQMILNSISKCDDSIHQNIWRNVIMAGGSTLFPGLSERLLKELQALAPSGMPAKVEAPGDRMHSVWIGASVLTSLASFRDMWVTRQEYKEVGSTVLQKKCF; encoded by the exons atgggagaag AACTCCCAGCTGTCATTATTGACAATGGATCTGGGCTTTGCAAGGCAGGGCTGTCCGGAGAGCAGGCACCAAGAACAGTTGTTGCTACTGTGGTTGGCTATCCCAAGTCCCAAGCCATTATGTTTGGCCCAGTGCAGAGGGAGTGTTATGTTGGCAAAGAAGCTCAAGCCAAGAGAGGCATCTTATCTTTTAAGTATCCTGTGGAACATGGAATAGTAACATCCTGGGATGACATGGAGAAGATATGGAGATACGTATTCAGACGTGGACTCAAGATGAGACCCCGGGAGAGGCCAGTACTGTTGACAGAGGCCCCATTGAACCCAGCATCAAACAGAGAAAAAATGACAGAGGTCATGTTTGAACATTTCCAGGTACCTGCTATGTTTGTGGGCCTGCAGGCTTTGATGGCCCTCTATGCATCTGCTCGCACAACGGGTCTAGTCTTAGATAGTGGAGATGGAGTCACTTTGACGGTCCCCATCTACAAAAGCCACTGTTTGCTTCATGCCATTTCTAGGATAAATTTTGCAGGCCGGGATATTACAAAATATTTAGCAACGCTTCTCTTGGAGAGTGGGCACAGCTTTTTGAGCTCTGCCGAGAAGGAGATAGTGAAGAACATCAAGGAGAACCTGTGCTACGTAACTTTAGACCCTGACCATCAGAAGGACAAAGGATTGGTTCATCAATATATTCTCCCTGATGGAAATGCTCTCAGGATTGATGACCAGCTCTTCAGAGCCCCAGAGTCTCTTTTTAGCCCAACTGATGCAGGTGTCACGGCGCCTGGAATCCACCAGATGATCCTAAACAGCATTTCCAAATGCGACGACAGCAtccaccaaaacatctggaggaatgtGATAATGGCAGGTGGATCTACTCTTTTCCCTGGTCTAAGTGAAAGGCTTCTAAAAGAGCTCCAGGCTCTTGCACCTAGTGGCATGCCAGCAAAAGTTGAAGCACCAGGCGATAGGATGCATTCCGTCTGGATTGGCGCATCAGTGCTCACCAGCCTGGCTTCATTTAGGGACATGTGGGTTACTCGGCAGGAGTACAAAGAGGTTGGTTCAACTGTACTGCAGAAGAAATGCTTCTGA
- the LOC134411552 gene encoding uncharacterized protein LOC134411552, with the protein MSDSKHLDIPAVIFDNGSGLCKAGIAGDSAPRSVITAIVGRSKAKATMLGAGQKEYYIGEEAQSKRGVLSLNYPIDHGIVTSWDDMERIWRHVYECELRIKASDRPVLLTEAPLNPLQNRERMTEIMFENFKVPAMYVAVQATLALYASARTTGIVMDSGDGVTHTVPIYEGYCLPHAVSRLDIAGRDITEYFMRLLLESGHSFVSTAEREIVKDIKEKLCYVALDPIQEMKAKPEYLLREYKLPDGNIIQIGSQLFRAPETLFAPANIGIDAPGVHRMIFNSIMKCDIDVRRDLYGNILLSGGSTLFCGLDERILKEMQLQVPIGISVRIIAPPERKYCVWIGASILTCLTSFRQMWVTVNDYKDFGPGVVHRKYFKILRSDPLLCPTIHSGPWDGNLDGLLGGYCQGTPCQGKPAGSSSTFAMIHEGRGFKSRVLSTQAVIIDNGSGMCKAGISGEVGPRSVIASVLGCPKSKLSLSNAKQKECYVGDEAQEKREALSLRYPIEGGLISSWDDMEKIWKHIYDKGLGIKPFERPLLMTECPLNPKEDRAKLTQLMFERFKVPAFYLSIQAILSLYASGRYTGIVMDSGFGVSHAVPVYEGYCLPHAVTRLDIGGRDVTEFLRELLLENRQFFRNFPEGNNIVEDIKVKLCFVAADAQHEQNKRSEELPKEYQLPDGNRIKIGDPLFLAPEILFTPNNISKNGQGLHKMIAKSIKKCEPSIRNVLYSNVLLSGGSSLFPGLDERVFKGLETQVPQGVPIKVIAPPDRWFSTWIGASVITSLSTFKQMWVTAADYREFGPNVVQRRCF; encoded by the exons ATGTCTGATTCCAAGCATCTAGACATCCCAGCTGTGATCTTTGACAATGGGTCTGGATTGTGCAAGGCCGGTATTGCTGGAGATAGTGCCCCGAGGTCGGTTATCACAGCAATAGTTGGTCGCTCAAAAGCCAAAGCCACAATGCTGGGAGCTGGTCAGAAGGAATATTACATTGGAGAAGAAGCTCAGTCCAAACGGGGCGTCTTGTCGTTGAATTATCCCATTGACCATGGCATAGTGACATCctgggatgacatggagaggATATGGAGGCATGTCTATGAGTGTGAACTGAGAATCAAAGCCAGCGATCGGCCAGTGTTGCTGACAGAAGCCCCACTGAATCCTCTCCAAAATCGGGAGAGAATGACAGAGATCATGTTTGAAAATTTTAAGGTTCCAGCTATGTATGTTGCTGTCCAAGCTACGCTGGCACTGTACGCATCAGCACGTACCACTGGCATAGTCATGGATAGTGGGGATGGCGTTACTCACACCGTCCCTATCTATGAAGGCTACTGTTTGCCACATGCTGTCTCCAGGTTGGATATTGCTGGAAGGGATATCACTGAGTACTTCATGAGGCTCCTTCTGGAGAGTGGGCATTCCTTTGTCAGCACAGCCGAAAGAGAAATTGTGAAAGACATCAAGGAGAAGCTCTGCTATGTGGCTTTAGATCCCATCCAAGAAATGAAAGCCAAGCCGGAATACCTTCTAAGGGAGTATAAATTGCCTGATGGAAACATCATCCAGATCGGCAGTCAGCTCTTTCGAGCCCCTGAGACTCTTTTTGCTCCCGCTAACATTGGCATCGACGCTCCTGGTGTTCACAGAATGATCTTCAACAGCATTATGAAGTGTGACATTGATGTCCGCAGAGATCTTTATGGAAATATTCTCCTTTCTggtggatctactttgttttgtgGGTTGGATGAGCGCATCTTGAAGGAAATGCAGCTTCAAGTGCCAATTGGAATATCGGTAAGAATCATTGCACCGCCAGAGAGAAAGTACTGTGTATGGATTGGGGCCTCTATTCTGACTTGCTTGACATCTTTCAGACAAATGTGGGTCACTGTCAATGATTACAAAGATTTTGGCCCAGGCGTAGTTCACCGGAAAT ATTTTAAGATCCTCAGGAGTGACCCTTTGCTCTGTCCCACCATCCACAGCGGCCCATGGGATGGAAACTTAGATGGCCTCCTTGGTGGCTACTGccagggaactccctgccaagggaagccAGCTGGCTCTAGCTCcact TTTGCAATGATACACGAGGGAAGAGGATTTAAGTCTAGAGTTCTCAGTACGCAAGCTGTGATCATCGACAATGGATCGGGAATGTGCAAGGCTGGGATCTCGGGAGAAGTTGGACCACGGAGTGTCATTGCCTCAGTTCTCGGCTGCCCCAAAAGCAAATTATCGCTGTCCAATGCCAAGCAGAAGGAATGTTATGTAGGAGATGAAGCTCAGGAAAAGCGAGAAGCATTGTCATTGAGATACCCCATAGAAGGTGGCCTCATCAGTTCATGGGATGATATGGAGAAGATCTGGAAGCACATCTATGACAAAGGATTGGGAATAAAACCATTTGAGAGACCTCTCTTAATGACCGAATGTCCTCTGAATCCAAAAGAGGATCGAGCCAAACTCACTCAACTGATGTTTGAACGCTTTAAGGTCCCAGCCTTCTATCTTTCCATCCAAGCCATACTGTCTCTCTATGCTTCCGGACGCTACACTGGGATAGTGATGGACAGCGGCTTTGGAGTTAGCCATGCGGTGCCGGTGTATGAGGGGTATTGCTTGCCCCATGCTGTCACCAGGCTGGATATTGGTGGCAGAGACGTCACTGAGTTCCTGAGAGAACTTCTACTGGAAAACAGACAATTCTTCAGGAACTTTCCAGAAGGGAACAACATTGTGGAAGACATCAAAGTCAAGCTGTGCTTTGTGGCGGCGGACGCCCAGCATGAACAGAATAAGAGATCAGAGGAGTTGCCCAAAGAGTATCAACTTCCCGATGGAAACAGGATCAAAATTGGTGATCCTCTCTTCTTAGCGCCAGAGATCCTTTTTACTCCGAACAACATTAGCAAAAATGGGCAAGGCCTTCACAAAATGATCGCCAAGAGCATTAAAAAATGTGAGCCGAGCATCCGTAACGTGCTTTACAGCAACGTGTTGCTTTCCGGAGGCTCCTCCCTCTTTCCAGGACTAGATGAGAGGGTTTTTAAGGGGCTAGAAACTCAAGTCCCCCAAGGGGTTCCCATAAAGGTGATAGCGCCCCCAGATCGGTGGTTCTCGACATGGATCGGGGCCTCCGTTATTACATCCCTGAGCACCTTCAAGCAAATGTGGGTTACTGCGGCTGACTACAGAGAATTTGGGCCAAATGTTGTACAGAGGCGGTGCTTTTAA